AAAACTGACCACGCGCCTCTTCGCCGCGCCGCGCTAATGCGTCCAGTTTGGCGCGCTGGCCGTCACGGTGTGATTGAACTTTCTCGTCAAAAGCTTCGGCAAGCGGGCGAAACTCGTCCGCCGAAAGATCTGACCTCTTTTCGGTCAGATATTTTTCTTCCTTGCTCAACTGCGCCACAATCCGTTCGTTTTCTTCAGCCAAAAGGGTGCTTTCGGCTTCAATCTCGCGAAAGACGCGCTGCCCAAAGGCGGAATCTGCAAACAAACGCTCACTGGAGATTGTCAGAACGTCTGTTTGTGGCACGCCCAATTGCTGCGCACCCAGCGGCATTGCTACAGCTACAAGTACCAAAACGCACAGGGCCCTTAGCGGGCCCTGCAGGATGTTCTTAACTTCGGTGATCATTCGCGATCAGAACCTGGCTTGAACGGTCAGGTCAAAGCTTTGCTCTTTATCGAAGTCCTCTTTCTTGAGGGCCTGCGAGAAGTTGAAGCGAAGCGGACCAAACGGTGTTTCCCACAGTACGGATACCCCTACAACATGCCGGATCGAACCGCTTTCACCAACAATATCAGCGCCAGCGGTGTTGACGTTGTTGAGATTGTAGAGGTTGCCAACATCGTAGAAGACGCCGCCACGCAGCCCCAGTTCTTCGGGCAGCCCCAGCGGGAAGTCCGATTCGAAACGAGCAACCCAGTAGTAGTTGCCGCCGATGGCATCGTCCTGCCCGTTCGAAAGGTCACGCGGCCCGATACCAGCAGGCTCAAACCCGCGGAATGTGCTAGGACCTAGAACAAACCGGTCGAGCGTGCGGCTGAAATCGTCCCCGGTCCAGTTCAGTGCACCCAATTCAAGCGTCGCGCGCAATACGACTTCTTCGTTGAGGACGCGTTTCTGGGCTATCGCCCGTGCCGTGGTTTTGAAGAATTCATTGTCCCCGCCAAGACCAGCAGCATCCACGCCGACTTCGAACAGGACGCCCGCTGTGGGGTTCAGGCCACCAATACGGCTATCGTATACGTAGGACACCCCCAGAGAACTGCTGGTTCGTTTCCCCTGATCGATCTCTGATGAGATGACAGCGCCGTTCCGCTCATTGCTCTGCTGGGTCATTTCGCTGCGATCCCAACCATAGCGAAGACGCAGTGCCGACAATTCACCGATCGCGTAGCTCAGCTGTGGGCGGAAGAACACTGTTTTTGTGTCGTAGCTGGCAAAGCTCGAGTTGGTGCTGGCCAGACCAAGCCCAAGATCAAAGCGTAGCTTACGGCCCAGCAGATAAGGCTCGGTAAAGTTGATAACGTACTGCTCAGAATCCTGAGCTGTCGACAACGTGATACCCAGGTTTTGCCCGCGGCCGAGGAAGTTCGATTCATTCAATCCGATTGCGATCCCGAAACCGTCCGAGACCGAGTAGCTACCACCCAGGCTCAACGAACCGGTTGGTTGTTCTTCGACATCCACGTCCACGATGACCTGGCTTGGCGACGATCCCTCGCGGGTTTCCACATCAGCGACCGAGAAGAAACCCAAGGCGCGAATACGTTCGGCGCTCTGGCGGATTTCGCGGGGATTGAAGGGGTCGCCTTCAACGGTATCGAATTGGCGGCGGATCACACGGTCTAGCGTGGTTGTGTTCCCCTCGATATCGATGCGTTCCACAAAGATACGCGGGCCACGGGTCAGCACGAACTGGACATCCAACGTCAGATCGCGGGGATTACGCGTTACCCGGGGCTCGACCCGCAGGAAATCAACGCCGTTTTTCAGCCCCAGACGCTCCATCCGCGCGATCGAGTTCTCAAGCACCGTCGGAGAGTAAATTACACCTGGTTTGACTTTCAGAGCCGCCTGATAAGGCGCCGGGTCCACACCCGGGATCTCACTGACGGTCGTAATCTGACCGAACGAGAACCGCTGTCCTTCTGTGACGTTCATAACCAGAAAGAATGCATCCCGTTCACGGGTGAATTCGACATTGGCACTATTGACGCGAAAATCGATATAACCGCGTGACAGGTAGAAATCACGGATCACCTGTTTGTCAAATTCGATTCTGTCGGCAATGAAGGTGTCGCCGCGAAGGAAGGTCCGCAGAATGTTCGCCTGCTTTGTTTCAAGCACGCGGCGCAGGCGACGGTCCGAAAACGCGCGGTTTCCTACAAAACTGACGCGCTCGACCTCGATTGTCGTTCCTTCGGCGACTTCGAACACCAGATCGACACGGTTATCGCTGCGACGTATGATACGCGGGATAACCGTCGCGGATACGCGGCCCTGCGCCGAATATACTTCGGCAATCAGGTCAGCGTCCGCTTCGGCCTGTTGAGGCGTGAATACGCGGCGGGTTTGGGACGATATCGCTTCGAGCAGGAGATCATCTTTTACGCGGCGATTGCCCTCGATGCTGATCTGGTTGATGGTCGGGTATTCCTCGACCGCAATGACCAACGTACTGCCACGCGGTGTAAGTTCGACTGTTTCAAAAACACCACTGTCAAGCAAACGCTGGAAGGCATCATTCAATTGTCCTGCCGTAACAGTCTGCCCCGGTTCGATTCCGGTGCGGGCGATAATCGTCGAAGTCTCGATCCGTCGATTGCCCTCAACTTCGAAGCTGTTGATGGTGTAAGATTGCGCCTGTGCGGGCTGCGTCAGAACCAGTAAACCCGGTGTAGCAAAAAGGAAAAAGAACGTTAGTGCCTGCCACAAAATGTTGTTTTTCCGCCCCCGCGAGCCGCAGTATGTGCCCGTGCGCCTGCTGTCAGTCATTTTTATCACTACCCAGAATTTTCAGCCTTTAGCTGCTGAGTAGCCCGATTGTGAGGCCATGTCAAAAGACGAAAAAGCAAAAACGGCCCATCAGGCCGTTGCACGTAAGTCAGACATGTTCAGGAGAATCACAAACCGAGCAGATAACCACCCACAGCTAGGGCCAGTGCAGTCACGGCAAAGCTAAGCAGCATATCCCAGTTCAACTGGAACAGGACGCTGACACTCTGATAGGATTTTTGAAACGCCTTGGTCATTGAACTCAAGCCTACACTTATCGATGCACTCCAATAAGATAGGCTTGAATTGCGGCAATTTTGCGTCGGAACGGTGCCAAGATCGCCTTAATCAGCAGAACAGATCATTACTGACCGAGAAAAGCATCAATGACAGGATTAGCGTGACACCGACCCCCATCAGTACCCTCAGCGCTTTATCACTGGGTGGTCTGCCAGACACAGCTTCATAAGCGTAGAATAGCAAATGTCCCCCATCCAAGGCTGGGATCGGGAACAGGTTCAGCAACCCGACCGCCGTTGACAATACGGCGATGAAGAAGATGAAGTTCTGTGCTCCCTGGCTGGCCATAGCACCCGAGGTTTCGGCAATACCGATCGGCCCGGAAATGTTGCAGGTGCTGATCGCTCCGGTGATCATGTGCCACATTCCCGACAGTGAGCCTTCGATGATGCGCCCGGTTTGGACCACGCCACCTTCGATCGAATCCCAAATGCCCGCTGGAACGGTTTCGGGATCGATCATCATGCCGCCGACGATACCGATGCGCCAATGGGTGATGAAACCACCATCGGACGTCGGCTCGTCGGTGCGTCGGGGCGCAAGTGCAAATTCTAAATCCGCCCCGTCGCGCCATACATCCAGCAGCAATACGCGCCCGTTCGATCCTTCGACATGTTCTTTAAGCTGCTCGAACGCAAAGATCGGATCACCGTCTACCGCCGTGATTACGTCGCCTTGCTGCAACTGTATGTCCATCGCTGCACTGCGCGGCGTAACCTGTTGGATTAGCGGTGGAAAGAGCCAAGGTGCCACGACATCAGTGGTCTCTCCATCTCGGATAACCGTATAGTCCAGCTCTGGTTCTACAGGCAGCGAATTGATGAAATCGGACCAGTTGCTTGCGTCATCGAAATCCGGTGTTGGAATGCCTGCGATGGCGATAATCTCATCGCCCTCCTGCAGACCCTGAATTGTACCAGGCAACGGCTGCAGTGCACCAACTGTCAAAGGTTCACGGGAAACACCCTGCGACCAGAAAATCAGGCCAAACACCAATATCGACATCACGAAATTAAAGACTGGCCCTGCCGCAACAGTAGCCGCACGCGCCCAAAGCGGGGCGCCGTGCATGGTGCGGCGCAGCTCTTCCGGGCTTTGTGCAGAGATCTCACTCATCGCGTCTACGTCTTTGCCGGACGCGGCATTGGCATCCCCCAGGAATTTGACATAACCGCCAAATGGCAGCAGCGCGACCTGCCAGCGAGTGCCGCGCTTGTCTACGCGGCTCCATAGAACCGGGCCGAAACCGATCGAGAACACTTCGGCATGAATGCCAGACCACCGACCAACGATGTAGTGGCCGTATTCGTGCACCGCGACAATCACTGAAAGCGCAATAACGAAGGCTATTATCGTGTAGAGCAGATTGCCAAATTGCGGGATCAAAGAGAGTATGTCCAAAAGTTCTATCCTGCTCGTTCCAATACGGTTTCATCGACCCACTGACGTGCGAGATGGTCCGTTTGCTGTACATTATCAAGGGTCAATGGTGCATCAATCAGGCTGTCTGAAGCCTCAAAACGCTCCAACACGGCCGACACCGTGTCTGCCATATCCAAAAAACGTATCCGGTTTTCTATAAAGTGGTCCAATGCGCGCTCTTTGGCGGCGTTGAAGATCGCACCGGACAAGCCGCCGCGCTGCATCACTTCGCGGGCAAGACGCAAAGCCGGGTAACGCGCTTCATCCGGTGCATGAAATCGCAACTGAACCAGTTGCGCGAGATCCAGACGCGCAACTGGTAAATCGCGCCGTTCGGGCCAATGCAGCGCGTACCCGATGGCATGGCGCATATCCGGAGCCCCCAGATGCGCCATCAAGGCGCCGTCCCGAAATCCGACCAGTGCGTGAACGATGGATTCGGGGTGCACGAGGACTTCGATATTCGATGGGTTAACGCCAAAATATTCTTTGGTTTCTATAACTTCCAATGCCTTGTTGAACATAGATGCGCTGTCGATCGTAATCCGCTGTCCCATGTTCCAGTTCGGATGACTCGATGCCTGTTCAACAGTTGCTTTGGCCAGATCGCCAAGCGGCCAATCCCGGAACGCTCCACCGCTTGCGGTGATAATGATCCGTTCGACGCTTGTCATATCCTCGCCCACAAGCGCCTGAAAAACTGCCGAATGTTCGCTATCCACGGGTAATAGCGTGGCGCCATGCGCCCGAGCTGTTTCCAGAACCAGCGGCCCGGCACAAACCAGCGTTTCCTTGTTGGCAAGCGCGAGTGTCGCCCCTTGTTTCAACGCTTCGATCCCCGGAGCCAGTCCTGCGGAACCGACAATTGCAGACATCACCCAATCCGCCGGTCGCGCCCCGGCCTCGATCAGAGCGGCCTGCCCCGCAGCCGCTCGCACTCCGCTGCCGGCCAATGCGTCACGCAGATCATCGAGTTTGTCATCAAACGCAGTCACCGCCACGTCTGCATCCAGGCGCACTGCATCGCGTGCAAGCTGCGCGACGTTGCGTCCACCGGTCAACGCGACGACGTCATAGGCATTCGGATTTCTTGCGATCAGATCAATCGTATTCTGGCCAATGGAACCAGTCGCACCAAATATGGATACCCTTCGCATCACATACCTCCGGGCGCGTAAAACAGCCCTGCGAGCAACACAAAGACTGACGCGCCCATCATCCCATCAAACCGATCCAGAAACCCGCCATGACCGGGTATAAGGTTTGAGCTGTCCTTAACGCCGAAGCCACGTTTTGTCGCGCTTTCAACAATATCACCGATCTGGCTGGCCATAGAGGCAAGAACGGAGACAACGATAAAAGCAATGCCGAAACCGGCATAGTGCGCAAAAACTGTTCCGACCAGCGCGGCAGCAACCCAGCCTCCAACCGTACCGGACCATGTCTTCTTGGGGCTAACTCTGGGCCAGAACTTAGGTCCGCCAAGCGTTTTGCCCACAAAATACCCGGCGACATCCGTGGCCACGACCACAAGGATCAGCCAAACCATCCATCCAAATCCCAGGTTCTCTCGGATCGATATGAATCCCAGCCCCGACATCGCTATCCAAAGGGCAAACAGGACGTATATCCCGCGCGCACGGTTGATCTGTCCTGCTCCTACCAAAGCCGGGGCCACCAAACATGGAAGCTTGTATAGCGGTGGTAGATGATAGCTTAGGACCACGGCGAACCCGGTCAGTATCGCCAGCTGAATCGCGACACCCCGACGTTCTGGGTCGATCATCCGGATCAGTTCCCATATCATCAGACCGCAGACGGTGCCGATAAATATCTCAAACCACAGGCCGCCTAGCCAAACTTCGACTGCCGCAATAGTCACAAGAACCGAAGCCGACAAAACCCGGGCAGTCAGATCAGACCATCGGCCATCACTCATGCCGGGACCGCTCCAAACCGCCGTTCACGCGATCCATAGTTGCGGCACAGCCGTTCCAGTTCTGCAGCGGTGAAATCAGGCCACAGAGTATCGATGAATTCGTACTCGGAATAGGCAGACTGCCACAGCAGGAAATTAGAAATCCGCGCTTCACCACTGGTACGGATCACCAAATCGGGGTCTGGCAGAACGCGCGTGTCCAGATATTTGGGCAGAGTTTCCTCGTCCACGTCCTCGGGGCGCAGAATGCCATCGGCAACGTCACGTGCCAAACGTCTGGTCGCGCGCGCCACCTCGTCACGACCGCCATAGTTCAAGGCAACGGTTAGATGAACCAGGTCATTGTTCTGTGTTTCGCGTTCAAGCGTATCCATCAGCTCGGTCAACTTGGCATCCAGCCGAACTCTATCCCCAATGAAACGGACCCGAATGCCGTTATCTTTCAAGGTCTTGGTCTCTTTGACGATGTAACGGCGAAACAAGCTCATCAGGCCTGCAACTTCGACCTGAGTGCGTTTCCAGTTTTCAGTCGAAAACGCAAATACTGTCAGATACTTGATCCCTAAACCTGGGCAGGCCTCGACCACCTCACGGACGCGGCGCGCACCTGCATGATGGCCAAACAATCGAGGCCGCCCGCGCGACTGTGCCCAGCGACCGTTGCCGTCCATGATGATAGCAACGTGGCGCGGCCCTGCAATCGGAGAGGTATCGGGATCCTTTGGCATATCCGAGGCTCAGACCTGCATGATCTCGGCTTGTTTGGTCTCGAGCGCATCATCGA
The Ruegeria sp. SCSIO 43209 genome window above contains:
- the bamA gene encoding outer membrane protein assembly factor BamA, whose amino-acid sequence is MTDSRRTGTYCGSRGRKNNILWQALTFFFLFATPGLLVLTQPAQAQSYTINSFEVEGNRRIETSTIIARTGIEPGQTVTAGQLNDAFQRLLDSGVFETVELTPRGSTLVIAVEEYPTINQISIEGNRRVKDDLLLEAISSQTRRVFTPQQAEADADLIAEVYSAQGRVSATVIPRIIRRSDNRVDLVFEVAEGTTIEVERVSFVGNRAFSDRRLRRVLETKQANILRTFLRGDTFIADRIEFDKQVIRDFYLSRGYIDFRVNSANVEFTRERDAFFLVMNVTEGQRFSFGQITTVSEIPGVDPAPYQAALKVKPGVIYSPTVLENSIARMERLGLKNGVDFLRVEPRVTRNPRDLTLDVQFVLTRGPRIFVERIDIEGNTTTLDRVIRRQFDTVEGDPFNPREIRQSAERIRALGFFSVADVETREGSSPSQVIVDVDVEEQPTGSLSLGGSYSVSDGFGIAIGLNESNFLGRGQNLGITLSTAQDSEQYVINFTEPYLLGRKLRFDLGLGLASTNSSFASYDTKTVFFRPQLSYAIGELSALRLRYGWDRSEMTQQSNERNGAVISSEIDQGKRTSSSLGVSYVYDSRIGGLNPTAGVLFEVGVDAAGLGGDNEFFKTTARAIAQKRVLNEEVVLRATLELGALNWTGDDFSRTLDRFVLGPSTFRGFEPAGIGPRDLSNGQDDAIGGNYYWVARFESDFPLGLPEELGLRGGVFYDVGNLYNLNNVNTAGADIVGESGSIRHVVGVSVLWETPFGPLRFNFSQALKKEDFDKEQSFDLTVQARF
- the rseP gene encoding RIP metalloprotease RseP, coding for MDILSLIPQFGNLLYTIIAFVIALSVIVAVHEYGHYIVGRWSGIHAEVFSIGFGPVLWSRVDKRGTRWQVALLPFGGYVKFLGDANAASGKDVDAMSEISAQSPEELRRTMHGAPLWARAATVAAGPVFNFVMSILVFGLIFWSQGVSREPLTVGALQPLPGTIQGLQEGDEIIAIAGIPTPDFDDASNWSDFINSLPVEPELDYTVIRDGETTDVVAPWLFPPLIQQVTPRSAAMDIQLQQGDVITAVDGDPIFAFEQLKEHVEGSNGRVLLLDVWRDGADLEFALAPRRTDEPTSDGGFITHWRIGIVGGMMIDPETVPAGIWDSIEGGVVQTGRIIEGSLSGMWHMITGAISTCNISGPIGIAETSGAMASQGAQNFIFFIAVLSTAVGLLNLFPIPALDGGHLLFYAYEAVSGRPPSDKALRVLMGVGVTLILSLMLFSVSNDLFC
- a CDS encoding OmpH family outer membrane protein, encoding MITEVKNILQGPLRALCVLVLVAVAMPLGAQQLGVPQTDVLTISSERLFADSAFGQRVFREIEAESTLLAEENERIVAQLSKEEKYLTEKRSDLSADEFRPLAEAFDEKVQSHRDGQRAKLDALARRGEEARGQFFEMAQPVLIELLREFGASIVIERSNVVLSTDASDITNAAIARIDAAIGDGATLENNNNE
- the dxr gene encoding 1-deoxy-D-xylulose-5-phosphate reductoisomerase — protein: MRRVSIFGATGSIGQNTIDLIARNPNAYDVVALTGGRNVAQLARDAVRLDADVAVTAFDDKLDDLRDALAGSGVRAAAGQAALIEAGARPADWVMSAIVGSAGLAPGIEALKQGATLALANKETLVCAGPLVLETARAHGATLLPVDSEHSAVFQALVGEDMTSVERIIITASGGAFRDWPLGDLAKATVEQASSHPNWNMGQRITIDSASMFNKALEVIETKEYFGVNPSNIEVLVHPESIVHALVGFRDGALMAHLGAPDMRHAIGYALHWPERRDLPVARLDLAQLVQLRFHAPDEARYPALRLAREVMQRGGLSGAIFNAAKERALDHFIENRIRFLDMADTVSAVLERFEASDSLIDAPLTLDNVQQTDHLARQWVDETVLERAG
- a CDS encoding isoprenyl transferase is translated as MPKDPDTSPIAGPRHVAIIMDGNGRWAQSRGRPRLFGHHAGARRVREVVEACPGLGIKYLTVFAFSTENWKRTQVEVAGLMSLFRRYIVKETKTLKDNGIRVRFIGDRVRLDAKLTELMDTLERETQNNDLVHLTVALNYGGRDEVARATRRLARDVADGILRPEDVDEETLPKYLDTRVLPDPDLVIRTSGEARISNFLLWQSAYSEYEFIDTLWPDFTAAELERLCRNYGSRERRFGAVPA
- a CDS encoding phosphatidate cytidylyltransferase, with product MSDGRWSDLTARVLSASVLVTIAAVEVWLGGLWFEIFIGTVCGLMIWELIRMIDPERRGVAIQLAILTGFAVVLSYHLPPLYKLPCLVAPALVGAGQINRARGIYVLFALWIAMSGLGFISIRENLGFGWMVWLILVVVATDVAGYFVGKTLGGPKFWPRVSPKKTWSGTVGGWVAAALVGTVFAHYAGFGIAFIVVSVLASMASQIGDIVESATKRGFGVKDSSNLIPGHGGFLDRFDGMMGASVFVLLAGLFYAPGGM